In one Streptomyces marincola genomic region, the following are encoded:
- a CDS encoding ATP-binding protein, translated as MATVELRFSASPEHVRTARLVAAAVARRAGVDESVLDELRLAVGEACSRAVGLHAIHGLTTPVRVALTEGEKTFSIEVGDDAPSAVPAPRDRTAGEAAEETDELGLAVISGLVDDVEVMSDAAGGKIRMSWPTAGAPLS; from the coding sequence ATGGCCACCGTCGAACTGCGCTTCAGCGCCTCGCCCGAGCACGTGCGCACGGCCCGGCTGGTGGCCGCCGCGGTCGCGCGCCGGGCGGGAGTCGACGAGTCGGTGCTCGACGAGCTCAGGCTCGCGGTCGGTGAGGCGTGCAGCCGCGCGGTGGGCCTGCACGCGATCCACGGACTGACGACCCCGGTCCGTGTGGCGTTGACGGAGGGCGAGAAGACGTTCTCCATCGAGGTCGGCGACGACGCGCCGAGCGCGGTGCCCGCTCCTCGTGACCGTACGGCGGGCGAGGCGGCCGAGGAGACCGACGAGCTGGGACTCGCCGTCATCAGCGGTCTCGTCGACGACGTCGAGGTCATGTCGGACGCCGCGGGCGGCAAGATCCGCATGAGCTGGCCCACGGCCGGTGCCCCCCTGTCCTGA
- a CDS encoding STAS domain-containing protein, with the protein MDLSLSTRTVGDRTVVEVGGEIDVYTAPKLREQLVELVNDGNHHLVVDMERVDFLDSTGLGVLVGGLKRVRAQEGSLRLVCNQERILKIFRITGLTKVFPIHESVDEAIAATD; encoded by the coding sequence GTGGACCTGTCCCTGTCGACCCGGACCGTTGGCGACCGTACGGTCGTTGAGGTAGGCGGCGAGATTGACGTATACACCGCGCCCAAGCTGCGCGAACAGCTGGTCGAGCTGGTCAACGACGGCAACCACCACCTCGTGGTGGACATGGAGCGCGTCGACTTCCTCGACTCGACCGGGCTTGGTGTGCTGGTCGGCGGCCTGAAGAGGGTGCGTGCCCAGGAGGGTTCGCTGCGCCTGGTGTGCAACCAGGAGCGCATCCTCAAGATTTTCCGGATCACCGGCCTGACCAAGGTGTTCCCGATCCACGAATCGGTGGACGAGGCCATCGCGGCCACCGACTGA
- a CDS encoding DEAD/DEAH box helicase, with translation MSHDCAPPEAAETGIRRPSPRAVLERLRGHGERAPRLTHMECVPARPGRHASWPEGIRPEVVSSVRAAGIERPWTHQARVAEHALRGESVVVSTGTASGKSLAYQVPVLSALLDGAAAPNRRGATALYLAPTKALAADQLRAVRGLAAPLGTAVRPAAYDGDTPPEARAWAREHANLLLTNPDMLHRGLLPAHRRWSSFLRSLRYVIVDECHVYRGVFGSHVAQVLRRLRRVCAHYGGEPVFLLASATTAEPGTFGSRLTGLPVAEVAEDGSPRGELVFALWEPPLTEAAGERGAPVRRTATAETAELLTDLTAQGVRTLAFVRSRRGAELIALIARERLAATDRALAGRVAAYRGGYLPEERRALERDLHTGELLALAATTALELGVDVAGLDAVLMAGYPGTRASLWQQAGRAGRQRQGALAVLVARDDPLDTYLVHHPDALFRRPVESTVLDPGNPYVLAPHLCAAAAELPLRAAEFAEGSGLFGRTAAELLPKLADRALLRRRGDSWYWTRRERPADTVDIRGQGGEPVRVVEEGTGRLLGTVDAAASHGTVHAGAVHLHHGRSYVVRELDLKESVALVEEAAPPWSTSAREVTELSVLDTDVEVAWGDARLCFGSVEVTHQVVSYLRRRLLTGEVLGETRLDLPARTLRTRAVWWTVTEEQVAAARIDPETLPGALHAAEHAAIGMLPLFATCDRWDIGGVSTALHHDTGLPTVFVHDGHPGGAGFAERAFHTAARWLAATRDAIAACECAAGCPSCVQSPKCGNGNEPLHKAGALRLLTELLRHPAPPAP, from the coding sequence ATGTCCCATGACTGCGCGCCGCCGGAAGCGGCCGAGACCGGCATACGCCGCCCGTCCCCACGGGCGGTGCTCGAACGTCTGCGCGGGCATGGCGAGCGGGCCCCACGCCTCACCCACATGGAGTGCGTGCCCGCGCGCCCCGGCCGTCATGCCTCCTGGCCCGAAGGCATACGGCCCGAGGTGGTGTCGTCCGTCCGCGCGGCGGGGATCGAGCGGCCGTGGACCCACCAGGCGCGTGTCGCGGAGCACGCGCTGCGCGGCGAGTCCGTGGTCGTCTCCACCGGCACCGCCTCCGGCAAGTCGCTCGCCTACCAGGTACCGGTGCTCAGCGCCCTGCTCGACGGCGCCGCCGCGCCGAACCGCCGCGGCGCCACCGCCCTGTACCTCGCCCCGACGAAGGCGCTGGCCGCCGACCAGCTGCGGGCCGTGCGCGGCCTGGCGGCGCCGCTCGGCACGGCCGTCCGCCCGGCCGCCTACGACGGCGACACCCCGCCCGAGGCCCGCGCGTGGGCCAGGGAGCACGCCAACCTGCTGCTCACCAACCCCGACATGCTCCACCGCGGACTGCTGCCGGCCCACCGGCGCTGGTCCTCGTTCCTCCGTTCCCTGCGCTACGTGATCGTCGACGAGTGCCACGTCTACCGCGGCGTCTTCGGCTCGCATGTGGCCCAGGTGCTGCGCAGGCTCAGGCGGGTCTGCGCGCACTACGGCGGCGAGCCGGTGTTCCTCCTGGCCTCGGCGACCACGGCGGAGCCCGGCACCTTCGGCTCACGGCTCACCGGCCTGCCGGTCGCGGAGGTGGCCGAGGACGGCTCGCCGCGCGGCGAACTCGTCTTCGCCCTCTGGGAGCCGCCGCTCACGGAGGCCGCGGGCGAACGCGGTGCCCCCGTCCGCCGCACCGCGACCGCGGAGACGGCCGAGCTGCTCACCGATCTCACGGCCCAGGGCGTGCGGACGCTGGCGTTCGTCCGCTCCCGGCGCGGCGCGGAGCTGATCGCCCTCATCGCCCGGGAACGGCTCGCCGCGACCGACCGCGCCCTCGCCGGGCGTGTCGCCGCCTACCGCGGCGGCTACCTGCCCGAGGAGCGCAGGGCCCTGGAACGCGACCTGCACACCGGCGAACTCCTCGCGCTCGCCGCGACCACCGCCCTGGAACTCGGCGTGGACGTCGCCGGGCTCGACGCCGTGCTGATGGCCGGCTATCCGGGCACGAGGGCGTCGCTGTGGCAGCAGGCGGGCCGTGCGGGCCGGCAGCGGCAGGGGGCGCTGGCCGTGCTCGTGGCCCGGGACGATCCGTTGGACACCTATCTCGTCCACCACCCGGACGCGCTGTTCCGGCGGCCGGTGGAGAGCACCGTCCTCGACCCGGGGAACCCGTACGTGCTGGCGCCCCACCTGTGCGCGGCGGCGGCCGAGCTGCCGCTGCGGGCGGCCGAGTTCGCGGAGGGGTCCGGGCTGTTCGGCCGGACGGCGGCCGAGCTGCTGCCCAAGCTGGCGGACCGGGCGCTCCTGCGGCGGCGCGGCGACTCCTGGTACTGGACCCGCAGGGAACGCCCCGCCGACACGGTCGACATCCGCGGGCAGGGCGGCGAGCCGGTCCGCGTCGTGGAGGAGGGCACCGGGCGGCTGCTCGGCACGGTGGACGCCGCCGCGTCCCACGGCACGGTGCACGCGGGTGCGGTCCACCTGCACCACGGCCGCAGCTACGTCGTCAGGGAGCTGGACCTGAAGGAGTCCGTGGCCCTGGTCGAGGAGGCGGCACCGCCGTGGTCCACGTCCGCCCGCGAGGTCACCGAGCTGTCGGTGCTCGACACCGATGTCGAGGTCGCGTGGGGCGACGCCAGGCTGTGCTTCGGCTCCGTCGAAGTCACCCACCAAGTGGTCTCCTATCTGCGGCGCCGGCTGCTGACCGGCGAGGTGCTCGGCGAGACCCGGCTGGACCTCCCCGCCCGCACGCTGCGGACGCGCGCGGTGTGGTGGACGGTGACCGAGGAGCAGGTGGCCGCCGCCCGGATCGACCCCGAGACGCTGCCGGGCGCGCTGCACGCGGCCGAACACGCGGCGATCGGGATGCTGCCGCTGTTCGCCACGTGCGACCGCTGGGACATCGGCGGCGTCTCCACGGCGCTGCACCACGACACGGGGCTGCCCACGGTGTTCGTCCACGACGGCCACCCGGGCGGCGCCGGGTTCGCCGAGCGCGCCTTCCACACGGCGGCCCGCTGGCTGGCCGCCACGAGGGACGCGATCGCGGCCTGCGAGTGCGCCGCCGGCTGCCCGTCCTGCGTGCAATCGCCCAAGTGCGGCAACGGGAACGAGCCGCTGCACAAGGCCGGCGCGCTCCGGCTCCTCACCGAACTGCTGCGTCACCCGGCCCCGCCCGCGCCCTGA
- a CDS encoding Rv3654c family TadE-like protein, with the protein MPSRAERRPAGARDRGSATVWGALCATLLCVVFGVVLALGQVTGAKQRATGAADLAALAAADAAGDGAEAACDLARRVAAAQDARVVRCHVGGEIADLTAEAGAGPYTVRVRARAGPGDAAVR; encoded by the coding sequence ATGCCGAGCAGGGCTGAACGCCGTCCGGCGGGGGCGCGCGACCGCGGCTCGGCGACCGTGTGGGGCGCGCTCTGCGCGACGCTGCTGTGCGTGGTGTTCGGGGTCGTCCTGGCGCTCGGGCAGGTGACAGGCGCCAAGCAGCGGGCGACCGGCGCCGCGGATCTCGCGGCGCTCGCCGCGGCCGACGCGGCCGGGGACGGGGCCGAGGCGGCCTGCGACCTCGCCCGCCGGGTGGCAGCCGCACAGGACGCCCGCGTGGTGCGGTGCCACGTCGGCGGTGAGATCGCCGACCTCACCGCCGAGGCGGGGGCCGGGCCCTACACGGTCCGGGTCAGGGCGCGGGCGGGGCCGGGTGACGCAGCAGTTCGGTGA
- a CDS encoding TadE family type IV pilus minor pilin encodes MRCRGWSNGRSAPSRDRAGDRGYVTAESALVIPSLVLLLGLLLWGLAAVAVSAQCGDAARAGARAAARGEPPEVVERIAREVAPPGAEVRTARDGDLYRVAVSAGTPGPGLLTIPVDRKAVAYAEQG; translated from the coding sequence ATGCGTTGCAGGGGGTGGTCGAACGGGCGCTCGGCACCCAGCCGTGACCGCGCGGGCGACCGCGGCTACGTCACGGCCGAGAGCGCCCTGGTGATCCCCTCGCTGGTCCTGCTGCTCGGCTTGCTGCTGTGGGGACTCGCGGCGGTCGCCGTGTCGGCGCAGTGCGGCGACGCCGCCCGGGCCGGTGCCCGGGCGGCGGCCAGGGGCGAGCCGCCCGAAGTGGTCGAACGGATCGCGCGCGAGGTCGCGCCGCCCGGCGCGGAGGTCAGGACGGCCCGGGACGGCGACCTGTACCGGGTCGCGGTGTCCGCGGGCACACCGGGCCCCGGACTGCTGACCATCCCGGTGGACAGGAAGGCGGTGGCGTATGCCGAGCAGGGCTGA
- a CDS encoding DUF4244 domain-containing protein has protein sequence MSTAEYAVGTIAAAALATVLHQVVTSGAVSDALQGVVERALGTQP, from the coding sequence ATGAGCACCGCGGAGTACGCCGTCGGAACCATCGCCGCCGCCGCCCTCGCCACCGTGCTGCACCAGGTCGTCACGTCCGGGGCGGTGAGCGATGCGTTGCAGGGGGTGGTCGAACGGGCGCTCGGCACCCAGCCGTGA
- a CDS encoding type II secretion system F family protein, whose translation MPADGRAAVLAALLALAAMAVPRWPRGGRAVRGRLEVLRGEPPGTAARARRAPWRLPGPRPPWRRSPAGEDGRLALAGELLAACLIAGASPGAAADAVGAALGGPLGERLRRAAHELRLGREPAAVWAAFGRLPGAGGLARRLASAETSGTPMVAAVTAEAAETRARRRRAAQVRVRRAAVHVTGPLGLCFLPAFLLIGVAPVVIGMAGELL comes from the coding sequence ATGCCGGCGGACGGCCGCGCGGCTGTGCTCGCGGCCCTCCTCGCCCTCGCGGCCATGGCCGTGCCCCGGTGGCCGCGCGGCGGCCGTGCCGTGCGCGGGCGCCTTGAGGTGCTGCGCGGCGAGCCGCCGGGTACCGCGGCGCGGGCGCGCCGGGCGCCATGGCGCCTGCCCGGCCCGAGGCCCCCGTGGCGGAGGTCCCCGGCGGGCGAGGACGGCAGGCTGGCCCTGGCCGGGGAACTGCTCGCCGCCTGCCTGATCGCGGGCGCGTCACCGGGCGCGGCGGCCGACGCGGTCGGGGCCGCACTCGGCGGGCCGCTCGGCGAACGGCTGCGCCGCGCCGCGCACGAGCTGCGTCTCGGCCGCGAACCGGCGGCCGTGTGGGCGGCGTTCGGCCGGCTGCCGGGAGCGGGCGGGCTCGCGCGGCGGCTGGCGTCGGCGGAGACCAGCGGCACGCCGATGGTGGCGGCGGTCACCGCGGAGGCCGCCGAGACCCGGGCCAGACGCCGCCGCGCGGCACAGGTCCGTGTCCGGCGGGCCGCCGTGCATGTGACCGGCCCGCTGGGGCTCTGCTTCCTTCCCGCGTTCCTTCTGATCGGGGTGGCGCCCGTCGTCATCGGGATGGCCGGGGAGCTGCTGTGA
- a CDS encoding type II secretion system F family protein, which translates to MTGQLGPFTAALCAGAGAWLLAAGPRGRGRTAALPAGPGAAVPVPRAGRRMPRIAGAAELRIVLGCALAGGLLALWGGSPLPLPAAALSVPAALRAWRGRAAERAAERAREAVIAFCSELAAEVRAGRAPAQAVVAVGTDGLGPPGAGVLAAARYGGDVPAALRAAAVRPGADGLRGVAACWSVAVDGGASFAAGLERVAGALRAERNQRDELRAQLSGPRATAAVLAALPLFGLVLGAVMGVAPLRVLLGTPAGLVCLATGAALEWAGIAWVRAIVGAVERGAP; encoded by the coding sequence GTGACCGGGCAGCTCGGTCCGTTCACGGCTGCGCTCTGCGCCGGAGCGGGTGCGTGGCTGCTGGCCGCGGGCCCGCGCGGGCGTGGCCGGACCGCGGCGCTGCCGGCCGGCCCCGGCGCCGCGGTCCCCGTCCCCCGGGCCGGTCGGCGGATGCCGCGCATCGCCGGCGCCGCCGAACTGCGGATCGTGCTCGGCTGCGCCCTCGCCGGGGGGCTGCTCGCCCTGTGGGGCGGCTCCCCGCTGCCGTTGCCCGCCGCGGCGCTCTCGGTGCCCGCCGCGCTGCGCGCGTGGCGCGGGCGGGCCGCAGAACGGGCCGCCGAGCGCGCGCGTGAGGCGGTCATCGCGTTCTGCTCGGAACTGGCCGCGGAGGTGCGAGCGGGACGTGCGCCCGCACAGGCCGTCGTCGCGGTCGGCACGGACGGCCTCGGGCCGCCGGGCGCGGGCGTCCTGGCGGCGGCCAGGTACGGCGGTGACGTGCCCGCGGCGCTGCGGGCCGCGGCCGTCCGGCCGGGCGCGGACGGCCTGCGCGGCGTCGCCGCCTGCTGGTCGGTCGCGGTCGACGGCGGCGCCTCGTTCGCCGCAGGGCTCGAACGTGTGGCGGGGGCGCTGCGCGCGGAGCGCAACCAGCGGGACGAGCTGCGGGCCCAGCTCTCCGGGCCGCGGGCGACGGCCGCGGTGCTCGCGGCGCTGCCGCTGTTCGGCCTCGTGCTCGGAGCCGTCATGGGCGTCGCGCCGCTGCGGGTGCTGCTCGGCACCCCGGCCGGACTGGTGTGCCTCGCCACCGGCGCCGCCCTCGAATGGGCGGGTATCGCCTGGGTTCGGGCCATCGTCGGCGCTGTCGAGCGGGGTGCGCCGTGA
- a CDS encoding TadA family conjugal transfer-associated ATPase, with protein sequence MVPARPAPTGTSLAPAAVEPADLPELLEAVRLRLAEEGAEPTPGRVAAALRDHGRLLGDSAVLSVVRALRSELVGAGPLQPLLAEPEVTDVLVNGPAEVWVDRGRGLERTAVRFTDTSAIRRLAQRLAAAAGRRLDDARPWADARLPDGTRMHAVLPPVVVGSPCLSLRVVRRRAYTPAELTEAGTLPPGGERLLRAILAARLSFLITGGTGTGKSTLLAALLGLVPPDERIVLVEDSAELRPSHPHVVRLETRPANQEGAGRITLHDLVRQALRMRPDRLVVGEVRGREVTELLSALNTGHDGGCGTLHANAATDVPARLEALGSTAGLPRAALHSQLAAALSVVLHLVRDRSSGRRRLAEIHVLCQDDTGLVHTLRAARWAPEGYARGPGWQRLAALCAPSDGDLL encoded by the coding sequence ATGGTCCCGGCGCGCCCCGCGCCCACCGGCACGAGCCTCGCCCCCGCCGCGGTCGAGCCGGCCGACCTGCCGGAACTGCTCGAAGCGGTGCGCCTGCGCCTGGCCGAGGAAGGCGCGGAACCGACGCCGGGCAGGGTGGCGGCCGCGCTGCGCGACCACGGCCGGCTGCTCGGCGACAGCGCCGTGCTCTCGGTGGTGCGCGCGCTGCGTTCCGAGCTGGTCGGCGCGGGCCCGCTGCAACCGCTGCTCGCCGAGCCCGAGGTCACCGACGTCCTGGTGAACGGACCCGCGGAGGTGTGGGTCGACCGCGGACGCGGGCTTGAGCGCACCGCCGTCCGTTTCACCGACACCTCCGCGATCCGCAGACTCGCCCAGCGGCTGGCCGCGGCGGCGGGCCGCCGCCTCGACGACGCCCGCCCCTGGGCGGACGCCCGGCTGCCCGACGGCACCCGGATGCACGCGGTGCTGCCGCCCGTGGTCGTCGGCTCTCCCTGCCTGTCCCTGCGCGTGGTCCGCCGGCGCGCGTACACCCCGGCCGAGCTGACCGAGGCCGGCACGCTCCCTCCCGGCGGTGAACGGCTGCTGCGGGCCATCCTGGCCGCGCGCCTGTCCTTCCTGATCACCGGGGGCACCGGAACGGGCAAGAGCACGCTGCTGGCCGCGTTGCTCGGCCTCGTCCCTCCCGACGAGCGCATCGTCCTCGTGGAGGATTCGGCGGAGCTGCGCCCCAGCCACCCCCATGTCGTCCGCCTTGAGACCCGGCCGGCGAACCAGGAGGGCGCCGGCCGGATCACCCTGCACGACCTGGTGCGCCAAGCGCTGCGGATGCGCCCGGACCGGCTCGTCGTCGGCGAGGTCAGGGGCCGGGAGGTCACCGAGCTGCTCAGCGCGCTGAACACCGGGCACGACGGCGGCTGCGGAACCCTGCACGCCAACGCGGCGACAGATGTGCCCGCGCGGCTCGAAGCACTCGGCAGCACCGCGGGACTGCCGAGGGCCGCCCTGCACAGCCAACTCGCCGCCGCGCTCTCCGTGGTGCTCCACCTGGTGCGCGATCGTTCGTCGGGCCGGCGCAGGCTCGCGGAGATCCACGTCCTGTGCCAGGACGACACCGGCCTGGTGCACACGCTGCGCGCGGCCAGATGGGCCCCCGAGGGCTACGCCCGAGGGCCCGGCTGGCAGCGTCTCGCCGCCCTGTGCGCCCCGAGCGACGGAGACCTCCTGTGA
- the ssd gene encoding septum site-determining protein Ssd, with product MRSATDRTHSAKGAAVAESILILTEDEDLLDDLLRLCAAAGAQAEVAPGPPVAAGRWERAPLVLVGDDRATALSAAGQWPGRRPGVLLVGRDLDDHTVWARGVALGAEQVLHLPADEPWLADRIADAVERPGPPALTIGVLGGRGGAGASSLACGLAVTAAAKGRRSTLIDADPLGGGLDMLLGGERTPGPRWPAFVSARGRLSGAALEDSLPLLHGVSLLSWDRADSARLPAEAMCTVLTAARRRGGVVVVDLPRSADPAAAEALAQLDLGLLVVPGELRAAAGAQRVVATAGALVRDLRIVARPAGGGGLAPAELARLLGLPLAGELPDEPGLPAAADAGEPPGTDGRGALARFCAALLERALPAAGAAV from the coding sequence ATGCGTTCGGCGACTGACCGGACGCACAGTGCGAAGGGGGCGGCTGTGGCCGAATCCATTTTGATTCTCACGGAGGACGAGGACCTTCTCGACGACCTGCTGCGGCTGTGCGCGGCGGCGGGCGCGCAGGCGGAAGTGGCGCCGGGGCCGCCGGTGGCGGCGGGCCGCTGGGAGCGCGCGCCGCTCGTCCTCGTCGGGGACGACCGCGCCACGGCCCTGTCCGCGGCCGGTCAGTGGCCCGGGCGGCGCCCCGGGGTGCTGCTGGTGGGGCGCGACCTCGACGATCACACGGTCTGGGCGCGCGGCGTCGCACTCGGCGCGGAGCAGGTACTGCACCTGCCCGCCGACGAGCCCTGGCTCGCCGACCGCATCGCGGACGCCGTCGAACGGCCGGGACCCCCCGCGCTGACCATCGGCGTCCTCGGCGGGCGCGGCGGCGCCGGGGCGTCCTCCCTGGCGTGCGGCCTCGCCGTCACCGCGGCGGCCAAGGGACGCAGGAGCACACTCATCGACGCCGACCCGCTGGGCGGCGGCCTCGACATGCTCCTCGGCGGTGAGCGGACACCGGGCCCCCGCTGGCCCGCGTTCGTCTCGGCGCGCGGACGGCTGTCAGGAGCCGCGCTTGAGGACTCGCTGCCGCTGCTCCACGGCGTCAGCCTGCTCAGCTGGGACCGCGCCGACAGCGCCAGGCTCCCGGCCGAGGCCATGTGCACCGTTCTCACCGCCGCCCGCAGGCGCGGCGGTGTCGTGGTCGTCGACCTGCCGCGCTCCGCCGACCCGGCGGCGGCCGAGGCGCTCGCCCAGCTCGACCTCGGGCTCCTGGTGGTCCCCGGCGAGCTGCGGGCGGCGGCAGGCGCCCAGCGCGTGGTCGCCACGGCGGGCGCGCTCGTCCGCGACCTGCGGATCGTCGCGCGCCCCGCCGGCGGCGGGGGACTCGCGCCGGCCGAGCTGGCCCGCCTGCTCGGCCTGCCGCTCGCCGGCGAACTGCCGGACGAGCCCGGCCTGCCCGCCGCCGCGGACGCGGGGGAACCACCGGGCACGGACGGCAGAGGGGCGCTGGCCAGGTTCTGCGCCGCACTGCTCGAACGCGCTCTGCCCGCCGCCGGAGCCGCCGTATGA